A region of Paramormyrops kingsleyae isolate MSU_618 chromosome 17, PKINGS_0.4, whole genome shotgun sequence DNA encodes the following proteins:
- the LOC140578929 gene encoding uncharacterized protein: MLATVLTAMYLVLRAAEQVGLRLLHRDVLPYVVSQPMPWLVHYVSQSRRSSRTDEFDSMRRNSGNGYVTDLPSGSCQCSPYQ, from the exons ATGCTGGCAACTGTGCTGACAGCCATGTACCTGGTGCTGAGGGCTGCAGAGCAG GTTGGGTTGAGGTTGTTGCACCGAGACGTCCTGCCCTACGTGGTGTCCCAGCCAATGCCGTGGCTGGTGCATTATGTCTCTCAGAGTCGCCGCAGCAGTCGGACCGATGAG TTTGACAGCATGCGACGGAACAGCGGAAATGGGTACGTGACAG ACTTGCCCTCGGGTAGCTGTCAGTGTTCGCCTTACCAGTGA